Below is a window of Planctomycetes bacterium MalM25 DNA.
GGTGCAGGCCACTACTTCCGCTAGGAAGGCGGATGTTCACCCCCCCGGGTGCATGTCGATTCATCGGGAGGGCGAGGCTCCCGCCAAGCCGGAAACAGGTACCCGGGTCGGCTCCGCAGGAGCGTCGCCCTCCCGTCCCGTTCTTCGCGAGGTTATCGGCCCCGAGTGAGGCTCAATCCATGCCTCGACTGCGAGGTGGCTTGCCCAGGGGAATCGGGGACCGCGGTTGGGGGGATTTGTAGCGCTGGGCTAGACTGGCGTCTCTCCTCAAGCCCAATGCACTCAGCCGAAGAGCCCCTCACCTATGCGTCTCACCTTCCACGGCGCCGCCGGCACGGTCACCGGCAGCAAGTACCTGCTCGAAGCGGACGGCGCCTCGGTGCTGATCGACTGCGGCCTGTTCCAGGGGATCAAGAAGCTCCGCAAGCGCAACTGGGACGGCACGCCCTTCAAGGCGGAGGAGCTCGACGCGGTGCTGCTGACGCACGCGCACCTCGACCACACGGGCTACCTGCCGCGCGTCGTGAAGGAGGGCTTCCACGGCCCGATCCACTGCACGCCCGCCACCGCCCAGCTGGCGGAGCTGATCCTGCTCGACTCCGCGAAGATCCAAGAGAGCGACGCCGAGTACGCCAACAAGAAGGGCTACAGCAAGCACAAGCCGGCGTTGCCCCTCTACACGGGCAAGGACGTGCTCGAGACGGTCAAGAACTTCCGCCTCGTTGAGCGCGACGATTGGCGACACATCGCCGGGCCGATCCACGCGCGCTGGCACGACGCGGGACACCTGCTCGGCTCGAACCTGATCGAGATCGAAGTGCGTGAGAAGGAGAAGACGACACGGATCGTCTTCTCGGGCGACATCGGCCGCTACGACGGCCCCCTCTACCACGACCCGACACCCCCGCCCGAGTGCGACTACCTGGTCTGCGAGAGCACCTACGGCAACCGCGACCACCCGGACGTCGATCTGGCCGAGGCGCTCGCCGAAGTGGTCCATCGGGGCATCGAGCGCGGCGGGGTGATGCTGATGGCGTCGTTCGCGGTGGGCCGCGCGCAGCAGCTCATCTACTTGCTGCAGGTGCTCAAGTGCGCGGACAAGATCCCCGACTTGCCGATCTATCTCGACAGCCCGATGAGCGTCGACGCGACCAAGATCTACCGCGAGTTCTGCGAGGACCACGACCTCAGCGAAGCGGAGCTGTGCGGCGTGTCGGGCAGTTGCCAGGTGGGCGACCGCCCCGTCCTGGGCGGCGACGCGGTGCACCTCTGCAAGAGCGTCGACGAATCGAAGGGGCTCAACCACGTGAAAGGCCCCGCGATCATCATCAGCTCAAGCGGCATGATGACCGCCGGCCGGATCGTTCACCACCTGAAGAAGCGGCTGCCCGACCCGTCGACGACCGTCATCCTCGGCGGCTACATGGCGGTCGGCACGCGCGGGCGTCGGCTCGAGCAGGGCGAGAACCCGATCCGTATGCACGGCCAGGAGATCGAGGTCCGCGCCGCGATCGAGAAGGTCCCCGGCCTCTCCGGCCACGCCGACCGCAGCGGCTTGCTGCAGTGGCTAGGCCACCTGAAAACGCCCCCCAAGCGGACCTTCCTAACCCACGGCGAGCCCGACTCCGCCGCCGCCCTGGCCGAGACGCTCCGCGACGAAAAGGTATGGGAAGTGACCGTGCCAGACATGGAAGAGTGGGCAGAGCTGGAGTGAACTGCCCCGCAGCCAACTCTCTAGCCCGATGCCCTGTACGCCCTGTCAGAGCCGCCAACCAGAATGCCCTGAGCCAGGAAACTCCTCGCCAAGATTCTCGGAGGGTCTCGGAATGTGCGTTTCGGGGACATGGTAAAATTGGTGCGGGCATTCGGGTTCAAACCGCGTCTCGTCTCCGGGAGTCACCACATCTTCGGCCGTGACGGAGTCCCGGAGCTGATCAACCTTCAGAACGCTGGGGGTGAAGCCAAGCCGTATCAGATCAATCAGTTCCTCCAGATCGTTGAAAGGCACAACCTCACCCTTGAGGAGAACGCGTGACCGACTACCACATTAATGTTTTCTACAGCGACGCCGACCAAGGCTTTATCGCTGACATCCCCGACTTACCCGCCTGCAGCGCGTTCGGCGGGAGCGCTGAAGAAGCCGTGCGCGAACTCATGGTCGCGAAGGAGGCTTGGCTCGCGGCGGCGGCCGAGCAGGGCAAGCCAATCCCAACGCCACAGTACCGGCCGGCCATCTATCAAACCATCGACTCTCAGTGACTGGTCGCTTGCAACCGATAAGCAGGCGACCCTGACCACCGATCGCCGAGCCACCAGCCATCGGCTCGCCCTTTGCGCCTTCGCGCCATTGCGTGAAACTGTAGAGTCATCCAATCGCGCCATCAGCTGCCAGCTAGCAACCATGCCCAAGAACAAGCCTTCCAAGCACATCGGTTCCGAAGCCCAGAAGCCGGCCGAACCGTTGGACGTCGCGCCCGACTTCACGCTCGACGCCCACCGGCAGAAGTTGCCGCCCGAGGTCGAAACCAATCGGCAAGCGATCATCAACTCGCCCTCGTACATCCTGCCCGAGGCCGACACCGAGTGGATGAAGGAGGCGGAGATGCGACCGGTCCGCATGCAGCTCGAGCTGCAAAAGACCGAGATCCTGCTGCAACGCGAGGGAGTCGAGTCGACGGTCGTCGTCTTCGGCGGCACGCAGATCGTCCCGCAAGAGGAAGCCGAGAAACGCCTCGCCGAGGCGAAGGCGGAACTCGAAGCCAACCCGGACGACCCGCATGCGAAGCGCGGCGTGGTCCGCGCCGAGACGCGCATGAAGAAGGTCCGCTTCTACGAGGAGTGCCGCGAGTTCGCCAAGCTCGTCAGCGGTCGTTGCCAGATCGACGGCAAGTGCGAGTACGTCGTGACGACCGGAGGCGGCCCTGGCATCATGGAGGCGGGCAACCGCGGCGCGTTCGAGATCGGCGCCAAGTCGATCGGTCTCAACATCGAGCTGCCGCACGAACAGGAGCCCAACCCGTACATCACGCCGGAACTCTGCTTCCAGTTCCACTACTTCGCAATGCGGAAGTTCCACTTCATCCTGCGAGCGGCGGCGCTGGTCGTCTTCCCGGGCGGGTACGGCACGCTCGACGAGCTGTTCAACTGCCTCTGCCTCCGCCAGACCGGCCGTATGCAGGCGATCCCGATCATCCTGTACGGCAAGGAGTACTGGGACTCGGTGATCAACTTCCAGTCGCTCGCCGACGAGGGGGTCATCGCCGACGAGCACCTCGACCTGATCTCCTACGCCGACACGCCCGAAGAGGCGTGGAAGCTGATCGCCGACTTCCACGGCGTGGAGTGAGCCTATTTCCTCTGCGGCCGCGAGAATCAAACGGGTTTTTTCGGGTACCATCCGGTGAGTGTTTCACCCCCCAGAGACGCCCCCATGCACGCCCGCGCTGCCGCCGTCCTCGCCCTGCTCGCCGCTACCGCCGGCCTCGCGTCCGCCCAGGACGAGGCGGGCAACACGTTCGCCAACGCGGAGATCCTCCCGTTCGGCGACACGTCGGTCATGGCTGAACTGCTAACCGACATCTACGGACCCGACCTCTACCTGGGAGTGGTCGATGAATTTGGGAACGTCTTCGAAGAGGACGACGACGGCAGCCCCTTCGGCGATGGCTACGCGCCCGCGCTCTATAACGTGCCGGTTAACCCGGGCGGTGAGATCGCGTTCGACGTCACGGGCCTGGAAGACCCTCCTTTCTCGGGAACGCACTTCGAGTACGGCCAGTTCGAGGTGTTCGTGAACCTCTACGACGACCAATTCAACTTCATCGACAGCGTGCACTTCGACGGTTTCATTGAAGAAGAGCTGGTCCTTAACTTCTTCGATTCTAACCCGCTCTGGGATGGCGCCCTGTACGACATCGAGGTGAACAACGCCTTCCCGAACGACGTCGATTTCTTCCGATTCAGCGGCCTGACCCCGGGGGAGAGCTTCACCGCCGAGACACTCGAAGTCGAGGGCGGCTTCATCGATACGGTGCTCGGCTGGTTCGATGAGAACGGCGACTTGATCGCCTCGGCGGACGAGGGGGGTGAGTTCAACTACTCGAAACTCTCGGGCGTAGTGCCCGCCAATGGTGAGGTAGTGCTAGCCGTGAGCGGCTTCGGAGATCTCGATATCTTTGACGGGTCGCACCCCTTTATGGGCCCGTACGAGCTGTCGATTACGACAGGCGTCGCGGGGCCGATTGGCGATTACGACGGCGACCTGGATATCGACGCCGACGACTACACCGCCTGGTCCAACGCCTACGGCGGAACCGGCGCCGAGCAGGCAGAGGATGGCAACGGTGACGGGGTCGTCAACGCGGCCGACTACACCATTTGGCGTGACGCGCTCGGCACGTTGTCTGCCTCGACCGTGCCAGAGCCAACGTCGGCGGGGCTAGCGGCGCTAGCGGTGTTTGCGTTCGGGACCCGGATTCTTGGCCGCGAAGCTTGTCTCCGCGTCGTTCCCGCGTGATGACGGTGAGGGCGCGACCCCAACAGACGCCAAGCGGAGGCCAACTCGATGCGACTCTTCACACGATTTGTGGCTGGGATTTCCATCGCCATGGGGCTGTCTCAAACCCCGTGCGTAGCGGTCGTGCGCCAGGCGTCCACCACCGCGGAGTTCGCCGCGGCTCTCGCCGCCGCCGGGCCGGGCGACCTGATCAACGTGCTGCCGGGCGTGTACGACGGGGGCCACTTCCGTGCGGGGCTGACCGACGTCTCGATCCGCGGCCTCACCGGCGATCCGCGGGACCCTCAGGAGATCGTCTTCCGCGGTGGGGTGAACGGCATCCAGCTCTCCGACGCGGTGAACGTGACTCTGGAGGGCCTCACCTTCGAGCAGCAGACCGGCAACGGCCTCAACATCGACGACGGCGGTTCGTTCGCCTCGCCCTCGACGAACCTCACGCTCCGCAACGTGACCGTGCGCGACATGAGCGCTTCGGGCAACAACGACGGGATCAAGCTATCGGGCGTCACCGGCTTCTTGATCGAGGGGGTCCGCGTCTTCAACTGGGGCCCCGGCGGCAGCGCGATCGACCCGGTCGGATCGCACCACGGCCTGATCCAGGACTCGCACTTCCGCAGCACCGTGCTGACCGACAACGGGAGCGTCATCCGCCCCAAAGGGGGCAGCAAGAACATCGAACTCCGCTCCAGCCTCATCGAGGTTCCCACCGGCGCGGGCCGCGCGTTGCAGGCGGGCGGCTCGACGGGCGCGCCCTTCTTCCGCTTCCTCGACGGCGACTCGGGCTACGAGGCAGACGACATCACCTTCGTCGGCAACCGCGTGGTTGGCGCGGGCAGCGCGATGAACTGGGTCAACATCGACGGGGGCGTCGTCCGCCATAACGACTTCCGCGGCCCCGCCCGCTGGGCGATGCGCATCCTCAACGAGCAGCCGGGCGCCGAGTTCGTTGACACCCGCAACGGCGTCTTCGCGGACAACTATCTCGCCTACGACGGCGACACGTGGAGCCGTGCGGTGAACGTCGGCGCCGAGGTCGACGACGGCTCATTCAGCTTCGCCCGGAACAAGTGGCTCAACACGGCCGACCCGACCCCCTCGGGATCGACCCCCTCGTTGCCCGCCGCCGAGACCGACGGGGAGTACGGCGTCGCCGCGCCGTGGGGCGAGGGAGAACCGATGCGGCTGGAGTTCGACTGGGGCGAGTGGGTCATCCCGCTCGACGGCGACGACGTTGATCTCGCTATCCCTCGCTTCGCCGAGTACTTGTACGGCTGGGACCTCGACGACTCGTTCGACCCGCTCGCCAGCGAGCCGCTGACATCCAAGACCGTTATCGGCCCCGCCGGCGCGGTGGAGACGACCCGGGGTTTCAACGACTTCGTGCTGATCCGCCCGGCGGACTGCCCGGTCTGCCAGACGTTCGCGTACGACTACGACTACAACGGCGTGCTCAACCCCAAAGACCGCTTCCACTGGAGCCTCGCCTACGGTTACGAGGGCGAGGCGCCGCTGGTCGACGGCAACGGCGACGGGGTCGTCAACGCCGCGGACTACACACTGTGGCGCGACGCGTTCGACGCGAGCCTCGCCCCCGAAGCGGTCCCCGAGCCGACGGCGTGGGGCCCCATCGGGCTCGGGGCGGTGCTTGTCTCTTGGGGGCGGGTGCGGTCACGATAGGGGGATCGCTGCTCCGTTTCCCCGCGAGAACCCGCCGTGATCCGCTACGCGTCGCTGCTGCTGGCCCTGATGCTCGCCGCCCCCTCCCCCGCCGCCGAGCGGGTGCTGGTCGGCTACTACGCCACGTTCGGCAAGCTGCCGGTCGAGCAGATCCCGTGGGACCGGCTCACGCACGTCTGCCACGCCTTCTTGCGTGTGGATAAAGAGGGCGAGCTGGTCACGACCGACGCCATGCCCAACCCGGCCCTCACCGCCGACGGCCGCGCGAACGACACGCCGATCCTGGTGACGATCGGCGGGGGCGTCACCGTGCAGGGGCTTGAGGTGGTGACCGCTACGAGCGAATCGACCGCGGCGTTCGTCGAGCGTGTGATGCAAATCATCGAGGACGGCCGCTACGACGGCGTCGATCTCGATTGGGAGTTCCCCCGCAACGCCGCGACGCGCGACGCCCACAAGCGGCTGGTCACCGGCCTTCGAACGGGGCTCACCCGGCTCGCCAAACAGACCGAACGCGAGGCACCCTACCTGCTCACGGCGACCGTCAGCCCGAGCCCCTTCTTCGGCCAGTGGATCGAGACCGACACGATCGCGGAGCAGGTCGACTGGCTGAACGTCATGGCGTACGACCTGAGCGGGCCCTGGTCGCAGCACGCGGCGCACCACGCGCCGCTGTTCGCGTCGTCGAAGGACGCGGAGCGGGCGACCCGGAGCGTCGCCGCGGCGATGCGGTACTGGGAGCAGGAGCGGGGCGTGCCGAAGGAGAAACTCGTCGTCGGCGCGCCGCTCTTCGGCCGGGCGATGCCCGTGAGGGAGCCATTCGAGGCGCTCGACCCCGACCTGGCCGACCGGCACCGGGCGATGGCGTTCTCACAGATCCGCAAGCTGGCGGGCGAAGGGTGGCCCGCAAAGTGGGACAACGAGAGCCGCGCCCCGTGGCTCCAGAAGCCGGCCCCCGACGCGGAGCCGGCCGCCTCCCCGCTGACGCCCGTCGGCGACGACGACGATCGCCCCGAGCTGATCTCGTTCGACGATCGCAACTCGATGCACATGAAAGCGAACTGGACCCGCGAGCAGGGCTACCGCGGCATGTTCTTCTGGGCCATCCACCAAGACCGGATGTCGGACGAGCGCCACTGGCTGCTGGACGCCGCCAACAAGGCGTGGCCCGCCGACTGAGTCACACGCCCAGCAGCTTCGCCGTGGCGTGCCAGATGAGCGTCCCCTCACTTCGCGCCACGGGCCCGTCGAAACGCAGGCACGCCACGGCCCCTTTCGCGAAGCGTACCGACGAACAACGATCGCCCACCAGCTCTGCGACGAGCCGTTCGCAATCCGGGTTGTGCCCGACCCAAGCGACCGCGCCGGCGCCCGACGCGTTGGACCATTCGACGAGCGGCGCCAGCCGGGCGCCGGGCTCCAACGCCTCGAGCGGCTCGGGCTCAACGCCAACGGCTTCCGCCAGAATCTCAGCCGTCTGCAAGCAACGAACGTACGGACTCGTCACGATCCGCTCCGGCGCGAAGCTGCCGGCGACG
It encodes the following:
- a CDS encoding Ribonuclease produces the protein MRLTFHGAAGTVTGSKYLLEADGASVLIDCGLFQGIKKLRKRNWDGTPFKAEELDAVLLTHAHLDHTGYLPRVVKEGFHGPIHCTPATAQLAELILLDSAKIQESDAEYANKKGYSKHKPALPLYTGKDVLETVKNFRLVERDDWRHIAGPIHARWHDAGHLLGSNLIEIEVREKEKTTRIVFSGDIGRYDGPLYHDPTPPPECDYLVCESTYGNRDHPDVDLAEALAEVVHRGIERGGVMLMASFAVGRAQQLIYLLQVLKCADKIPDLPIYLDSPMSVDATKIYREFCEDHDLSEAELCGVSGSCQVGDRPVLGGDAVHLCKSVDESKGLNHVKGPAIIISSSGMMTAGRIVHHLKKRLPDPSTTVILGGYMAVGTRGRRLEQGENPIRMHGQEIEVRAAIEKVPGLSGHADRSGLLQWLGHLKTPPKRTFLTHGEPDSAAALAETLRDEKVWEVTVPDMEEWAELE
- a CDS encoding putative lysine decarboxylase, translated to MPKNKPSKHIGSEAQKPAEPLDVAPDFTLDAHRQKLPPEVETNRQAIINSPSYILPEADTEWMKEAEMRPVRMQLELQKTEILLQREGVESTVVVFGGTQIVPQEEAEKRLAEAKAELEANPDDPHAKRGVVRAETRMKKVRFYEECREFAKLVSGRCQIDGKCEYVVTTGGGPGIMEAGNRGAFEIGAKSIGLNIELPHEQEPNPYITPELCFQFHYFAMRKFHFILRAAALVVFPGGYGTLDELFNCLCLRQTGRMQAIPIILYGKEYWDSVINFQSLADEGVIADEHLDLISYADTPEEAWKLIADFHGVE
- the chiB gene encoding Chitinase B precursor: MIRYASLLLALMLAAPSPAAERVLVGYYATFGKLPVEQIPWDRLTHVCHAFLRVDKEGELVTTDAMPNPALTADGRANDTPILVTIGGGVTVQGLEVVTATSESTAAFVERVMQIIEDGRYDGVDLDWEFPRNAATRDAHKRLVTGLRTGLTRLAKQTEREAPYLLTATVSPSPFFGQWIETDTIAEQVDWLNVMAYDLSGPWSQHAAHHAPLFASSKDAERATRSVAAAMRYWEQERGVPKEKLVVGAPLFGRAMPVREPFEALDPDLADRHRAMAFSQIRKLAGEGWPAKWDNESRAPWLQKPAPDAEPAASPLTPVGDDDDRPELISFDDRNSMHMKANWTREQGYRGMFFWAIHQDRMSDERHWLLDAANKAWPAD
- a CDS encoding phosphohistidine phosphatase, translated to MLVYLARHAWAGHYGDPGWPDDSQRPLTEEGVGRYRRMVERLVAGSFAPERIVTSPYVRCLQTAEILAEAVGVEPEPLEALEPGARLAPLVEWSNASGAGAVAWVGHNPDCERLVAELVGDRCSSVRFAKGAVACLRFDGPVARSEGTLIWHATAKLLGV